In the genome of Notamacropus eugenii isolate mMacEug1 chromosome 5, mMacEug1.pri_v2, whole genome shotgun sequence, one region contains:
- the LOC140504845 gene encoding olfactory receptor 52E8-like: protein MSSLNWTNLHLATFILIGIPGLESFHIWISIPFCFVYMLALLGNLSLLFIIKTDPRLHEPMYLFFCMLAAADLIICTTAMPKLLSLFWFNNREIYFEACLTQVFLIHSMSSMASGFILAMAFDRYVAICKPLRHTTILTHKVIVGIGLIIVLRGAVLFSPHPFLLKWLPYCRTNIISHTYCEFMALIKLACAPTRVRRAYSLMVAFLTGGLDFILIICSYVFILYAVFCFPSKAAKIKALGTCGSHVCAILVGYTPAFFSFLTHRFGHHVPPQVHIFVANIYLLIPPMLNPIIYGVMTKRIRERFLQILSL, encoded by the coding sequence ATGTCAAGTTTGAATTGGACAAATTTACATCTTGCTACTTTCATTTTAATTGGTATCCCAGGGCTGGAAAGTTTTCATATCTGGATCTCCATTCCCTTCTGCTTTGTATACATGTTGGCTCTTTTGGGAAACTTGTCTCTTCTGTTCATTATCAAGACTGACCCCAGGCTTCATGAGCCAATGTATCTTTTCTTCTGCATGCTGGCAGCTGCTGACCTGATTATTTGCACCACTGCCATGCCAAAGCTTCTCAGCCTTTTCTGGTTCAATAACAGGGAAATCTACTTTGAAGCCTGTCTCACACAAGTGTTCCTGATCCATTCAATGTCTAGCATGGCATCTGGTTTCATTTTAGCAATGGCCTTTGACCGTTATGTGGCCATTTGCAAACCCTTGAGACATACAACTATCTTGACTCATAAGGTCATTGTGGGAATTGGGTTGATTATTGTCCTCCGAGGAGCTGTGCTTTTCAGCCCTCATCCTTTTCTCTTGAAATGGCTTCCATATTGCAGGACCAACATCATTTCTCACACTTACTGTGAATTTATGGCCCTGATTAAATTGGCCTGTGCCCCAACCAGAGTCCGTAGAGCTTATAGCCTAATGGTTGCTTTTCTTACTGGAGGTCTGGACTTTATATTGATAATTTGTTCTTATGTTTTTATTCTATATGCTGTCTTCTGCTTCCCCTCAAAAGCTGCCAAGATTAAGGCATTAGGCACCTGTGGTTCTCATGTCTGTGCCATCTTAGTTGGCTATACTCcagctttcttctccttcctcactcaTAGATTTGGTCACCATGTTCCTCCCCAAGTCCACATCTTTGTGGCTAACATTTATCTCTTGATTCCACCTATGTTGAATCCCATAATTTATGGGGTAATGACCAAAAGGATACGGGAAAGATTCCTCCAAATTCTAAGTCTCTAA